A single genomic interval of uncultured Desulfobulbus sp. harbors:
- the hemW gene encoding radical SAM family heme chaperone HemW: protein MTLTKSAGLYLHIPFCRSKCRYCSFCSSTPKAGDKEAFVAALKAQIVQTASLPEVQSLTFATLFFGGGTPSILAPEILGELLGQCCRSFSWNSVEPEISIEVNPGTVDAKGLAQLRRAGFNRLSIGIQSLDDTELGKLGRIHSREQALATVHAAQRAGFTTISCDLMYGLAGQTQDSWKRSLEEIVALGPQHLSLYELTVEEETPLWLEVESGHYLLPPEEEVLAMMGRTQELTAQAGLERYEISNYALHDHQCRHNLNYWHNGSYLGLGPGAVSNVGGERRAAVADLRQYCHLVAQGLPVWDEVEQLTTEAAFRETVVMGLRMTAGVSISRLKQRFTLDLPTYYGDLLTKLVDQGFLHHVGDSLRLTDHGLALANRVMAELV, encoded by the coding sequence ATGACTTTAACGAAGTCGGCCGGGCTCTACCTGCACATCCCCTTTTGTCGTAGCAAATGCCGCTACTGCAGTTTTTGCTCTTCAACACCCAAGGCCGGAGACAAGGAGGCCTTTGTTGCAGCCCTGAAGGCGCAGATTGTGCAGACGGCCAGCTTGCCCGAGGTGCAGTCGCTTACATTTGCCACCCTCTTTTTCGGGGGCGGCACCCCTTCGATCCTTGCTCCGGAGATCTTGGGCGAATTGCTTGGTCAGTGTTGCCGTTCGTTTTCCTGGAACTCGGTGGAGCCTGAAATTTCCATTGAGGTCAATCCCGGAACCGTTGATGCAAAGGGATTGGCGCAGTTGCGCCGTGCCGGCTTCAACCGACTCTCCATCGGCATCCAATCCCTTGACGATACCGAGTTGGGCAAGCTTGGCCGCATTCATTCCCGCGAGCAGGCCCTGGCCACGGTCCATGCCGCACAGCGTGCCGGATTTACCACTATCAGCTGCGATCTGATGTATGGACTGGCTGGCCAAACCCAAGACTCCTGGAAGCGAAGCCTGGAGGAGATTGTGGCACTTGGGCCGCAGCATCTTTCCCTCTACGAGCTGACCGTGGAGGAGGAGACGCCGCTGTGGCTCGAGGTGGAAAGCGGCCATTATCTGCTTCCGCCGGAGGAAGAGGTGCTGGCGATGATGGGCAGAACGCAGGAACTGACCGCACAAGCCGGTCTGGAGCGCTACGAGATCTCCAACTACGCCCTCCATGATCACCAATGCCGCCATAACCTCAACTACTGGCATAACGGCTCCTACCTCGGCCTGGGGCCTGGGGCTGTCTCCAATGTTGGCGGTGAACGCAGGGCCGCGGTGGCCGATCTGCGACAATACTGTCATCTGGTTGCCCAGGGGTTGCCGGTCTGGGATGAGGTCGAACAGCTGACAACGGAGGCCGCCTTTCGTGAAACCGTGGTCATGGGGCTGCGGATGACGGCAGGTGTCTCCATCTCGCGACTCAAACAGCGCTTTACCCTTGACCTGCCCACCTATTACGGCGATCTTCTCACCAAACTCGTTGATCAGGGCTTTCTGCATCATGTGGGGGACTCGCTGCGGCTAACAGACCACGGCCTTGCCCTGGCCAACCGGGTTATGGCCGAGCTGGTCTGA
- a CDS encoding tetratricopeptide repeat protein has translation MNGSLLAVLGVVALVVIVLVVKMIAGKSKPEVRPEGEQEIFETTQESPAAEIVEDVGQQEMGPDLVALQEPPAIEIEEEVEIPGQMPSAEEERAEASLEAEPVAAFELTGVAEPEASPETPLMTEERIAAEAEPVLLKEEEVVLPLETAEDATAESKEREDVLEQTAEVETAESVEEEEPIPTMEAKAEPEAESLEAGPEEAEEMPVAEAATAEEPLAEAEAERVATATAVSEEAEPQAEAEPVEEPLLIPETELVAEKKTAETSLPLVRLSMEEYSAWLNRLEAQQREALAEAIAHNDDQRRDQLQRELVVMNDRLALLADQYVEDMACYQQVLDALARLQADDSSPALTEAVADLQSGKTEAAAIYLEELSGQPHPFAVQASFFGGQLAESRADLQKAMELYRRAVASQPENPKYLRAAGLMARSQYKYKEALPWLESYVQLMKQGGQADAKAVALAQRELAYTYVLSGQYQKAGPLYKESMTVLAQKLGQDHPEMALSWQQIGEFQETMGEYDKAVSLYKKALAILEKKRGPEHPALAAILRKLAALCIELELEPEAVPLYEKLVRIQEKALRPTHPQLVISLNNLAEAYRLQGRYAEAEACYLKTLRINEELHGAEHPSVAAILQELAKLCTSQRKTEEAAQYQERATAIFQKSVEAAEQKAGAEESLTLELS, from the coding sequence ATGAACGGTTCTTTGCTCGCAGTTCTGGGCGTTGTCGCCCTGGTTGTGATTGTCCTGGTCGTGAAAATGATTGCAGGGAAATCAAAGCCTGAGGTGCGGCCGGAAGGCGAACAGGAAATTTTCGAGACGACCCAAGAATCGCCCGCGGCCGAGATCGTCGAGGATGTCGGTCAACAGGAGATGGGCCCGGATCTGGTCGCGCTGCAAGAGCCCCCTGCCATCGAGATTGAAGAGGAGGTGGAGATTCCCGGGCAAATGCCTTCTGCGGAGGAAGAAAGGGCGGAGGCATCCCTTGAGGCCGAGCCCGTTGCCGCATTCGAGCTCACAGGAGTGGCTGAGCCTGAGGCAAGTCCAGAAACCCCGCTGATGACGGAGGAACGCATTGCTGCCGAGGCGGAGCCGGTACTGCTGAAGGAAGAGGAAGTGGTTTTGCCTTTGGAAACTGCGGAAGATGCAACGGCTGAGAGCAAAGAGCGTGAGGATGTTCTTGAACAGACAGCGGAGGTTGAAACCGCGGAGTCCGTAGAGGAAGAGGAACCGATTCCGACGATGGAGGCCAAGGCTGAGCCTGAGGCGGAGAGCCTCGAGGCAGGGCCGGAGGAAGCCGAAGAGATGCCGGTTGCAGAGGCCGCCACAGCCGAAGAACCGCTGGCGGAGGCCGAAGCAGAGCGTGTAGCCACGGCTACCGCGGTGAGCGAAGAGGCCGAGCCGCAGGCAGAAGCAGAACCTGTGGAAGAACCGCTGCTTATACCAGAGACCGAGTTGGTTGCGGAGAAAAAAACGGCGGAAACCAGCCTGCCTCTGGTGCGTTTGAGCATGGAAGAGTATTCGGCATGGCTGAACCGACTTGAGGCGCAGCAACGTGAAGCCTTGGCCGAAGCCATTGCCCACAATGACGATCAGCGCCGCGATCAGTTGCAGCGTGAACTTGTGGTCATGAATGATCGTCTGGCCCTGCTTGCCGATCAGTATGTTGAGGACATGGCCTGTTATCAGCAGGTTCTGGATGCATTGGCCCGGCTGCAGGCGGACGATTCGAGCCCCGCCTTGACAGAGGCCGTTGCCGATCTGCAATCGGGCAAAACCGAGGCTGCTGCCATCTATTTGGAAGAGCTCAGCGGTCAGCCCCATCCCTTTGCGGTGCAGGCCTCTTTTTTCGGTGGCCAGCTGGCGGAAAGCCGTGCTGATCTGCAGAAAGCCATGGAGTTGTATCGGCGGGCTGTGGCATCACAACCCGAAAATCCCAAATATCTGCGGGCTGCCGGTCTGATGGCCAGAAGCCAGTACAAGTACAAGGAGGCCTTGCCCTGGCTGGAAAGTTATGTGCAGCTGATGAAGCAAGGCGGGCAGGCCGATGCAAAAGCGGTGGCGCTTGCCCAGCGCGAACTCGCTTATACCTATGTGCTCAGCGGCCAATACCAGAAGGCCGGCCCTCTCTACAAAGAGTCGATGACCGTCCTTGCTCAGAAACTCGGTCAGGATCATCCGGAAATGGCGCTCAGCTGGCAACAGATCGGCGAATTTCAGGAGACCATGGGTGAATACGACAAGGCGGTTTCGCTCTATAAGAAGGCCCTGGCCATTCTTGAGAAAAAACGCGGGCCCGAGCATCCGGCCCTTGCCGCAATTTTACGCAAGCTGGCTGCGCTCTGTATCGAGTTGGAACTTGAACCCGAGGCCGTGCCGTTGTATGAAAAGCTGGTTCGAATTCAGGAAAAGGCACTGCGGCCGACCCATCCGCAACTGGTGATCAGCCTCAATAACCTTGCCGAGGCCTACCGCCTTCAGGGACGGTATGCCGAAGCCGAGGCCTGCTATTTGAAAACTTTGCGTATCAACGAAGAGTTGCATGGTGCGGAGCATCCCAGTGTGGCCGCAATTCTCCAGGAGTTGGCCAAACTCTGCACCAGTCAGCGCAAAACGGAAGAGGCCGCCCAGTATCAGGAGCGGGCAACAGCTATTTTTCAAAAGAGCGTCGAGGCTGCGGAACAGAAGGCCGGAGCTGAAGAGTCGTTGACGCTGGAACTTTCATAA
- the rdgC gene encoding recombination-associated protein RdgC — protein sequence MGLLSGSASLTRFHVTGALPESFWEFAAQRVAALSFKDIDDTMDEYSIGWVSVADMFDSSFAYSSYAAGDYITLTMRVDERKVAPAVLKKYVMKEEERVKREKQVPRLSRAVRLEIKERIRAELIRKSPPVPSTYDLCWNLADNTLLFFSTSKKAMALLEDLFKETFNLSLILQIPWITGLHLAEGEAAEKYDDMRPAVLL from the coding sequence ATGGGGTTATTATCGGGTTCGGCATCGCTGACGCGATTTCATGTGACAGGGGCGCTCCCGGAATCGTTCTGGGAATTTGCAGCGCAGCGCGTTGCCGCTTTAAGTTTTAAAGATATTGACGACACCATGGATGAGTATTCCATTGGCTGGGTGTCGGTGGCGGACATGTTTGACAGCTCCTTTGCCTACAGTTCCTATGCTGCCGGAGACTATATCACCTTGACCATGCGGGTCGATGAGCGCAAGGTGGCGCCTGCGGTTCTTAAAAAATATGTGATGAAGGAAGAGGAGCGGGTCAAGCGGGAAAAACAGGTTCCGCGGTTGAGCCGAGCCGTTCGTCTGGAAATCAAGGAGCGTATTCGAGCGGAATTGATTCGGAAATCTCCACCCGTTCCTTCGACCTATGATCTGTGCTGGAATCTCGCGGATAACACCCTGCTTTTTTTCTCGACCAGTAAGAAGGCCATGGCTCTTCTGGAAGATCTCTTCAAGGAGACCTTCAACCTGTCGCTGATCTTGCAAATTCCCTGGATAACCGGCTTGCATCTGGCTGAGGGGGAAGCTGCGGAAAAATACGATGATATGCGTCCTGCCGTGTTGCTTTAG
- the radC gene encoding DNA repair protein RadC has translation MDKGQWQQQGEGHRQRLRDKFLEQGIDAFTDSEIIELLLTFGTPRSDCKAAARSALQRFKTLPAVLDAAPLELQQIKGIGPKNIFALQFIQGVARRYLRQRIVGKQYVHSSQAVADYLIHSMRGLEHEVLTVVFLDAAHAIIDAVVVAEGTVTVNTVYPRELVKAALARNASALIVAHNHPSGSLTPSRQDEELTRSLHLICSFMHINLLDHLIIGGGEAVYSFADQGLMTKIREDCRRILERNG, from the coding sequence GTGGATAAAGGTCAGTGGCAGCAGCAGGGGGAGGGGCATCGCCAGCGGCTCAGGGACAAGTTCCTCGAGCAGGGGATCGATGCCTTTACCGACAGCGAGATCATTGAGTTGCTGCTGACCTTTGGTACGCCCCGCTCCGACTGCAAGGCTGCCGCCCGCAGCGCCCTGCAGCGATTCAAGACCCTGCCCGCGGTCCTCGATGCCGCGCCACTGGAACTGCAGCAGATCAAGGGAATCGGCCCCAAGAACATTTTTGCCCTCCAGTTCATTCAGGGCGTGGCCCGGCGCTACCTGCGCCAGCGGATTGTGGGCAAGCAGTACGTCCATTCTTCACAGGCGGTGGCGGATTACCTCATTCATTCCATGCGCGGTCTGGAACACGAGGTCCTGACCGTGGTCTTTCTTGATGCTGCCCACGCCATCATCGATGCTGTAGTGGTGGCCGAAGGCACGGTCACGGTCAATACGGTCTATCCGCGCGAACTGGTCAAGGCGGCACTCGCACGCAACGCCAGCGCCCTGATCGTTGCCCATAACCACCCCTCGGGCAGTCTCACCCCTTCACGGCAGGACGAGGAACTCACCCGATCCTTGCATCTGATCTGCTCGTTCATGCATATCAATCTGCTCGATCACCTCATCATCGGCGGCGGCGAGGCTGTGTACAGTTTTGCCGATCAGGGCCTCATGACAAAAATCCGTGAGGATTGCCGCCGCATCCTTGAGCGAAACGGTTGA
- the gatB gene encoding Asp-tRNA(Asn)/Glu-tRNA(Gln) amidotransferase subunit GatB, which produces MEFETVIGLEIHAQMKTKSKIFCGCSTEFGAPPNTHTCPVCLGMPGSLPVLNRQVVESAIKLGLATESTINRENRFARKNYFYPDLPKGYQISQFELPICEHGSLEIEVEGQAPRTIGITRIHMEEDAGKLIHDDREPYSYVDLNRTGTPLLEIVSEPDMRSPEEAAAYLKKLHAIVRYLDICDGNMQEGSFRCDANISLRPLGQKEFGTRTELKNMNSFRNVQLALEYEVRRQRDILLEGGEVIQQTLLWDADKGKTESMRGKEEAHDYRYFPDPDLIPVQVDEAWIDRVHTELPELPDKRRLRFLRDFELTDYDAAILTASRELADYFETAYRAYGNAKKLANFIGTEVLRDFGPERIGECPVKPEQLAALLVMTEDGKISGKIAKTVFAEMLANGKDPEAIVKEKGLVQMSDEGELVAIVQEIIAANPDQVQQFRDGKGKVLGFFVGQLMKKTKGQANPQMANELFMKELNK; this is translated from the coding sequence ATGGAATTTGAAACCGTGATCGGGCTGGAAATCCACGCCCAGATGAAGACCAAAAGCAAAATTTTCTGCGGCTGTTCCACCGAATTCGGCGCACCGCCCAACACCCATACCTGCCCGGTCTGTCTGGGCATGCCCGGTTCTTTGCCGGTGCTCAACCGTCAGGTGGTGGAATCGGCGATCAAGCTTGGCCTGGCCACGGAATCAACCATCAATCGCGAAAACCGTTTTGCCCGTAAAAACTATTTTTACCCGGACCTGCCCAAGGGCTACCAAATTTCCCAGTTTGAACTGCCGATCTGCGAGCACGGCAGCCTGGAGATCGAGGTCGAAGGGCAGGCGCCCAGAACCATCGGCATCACCCGTATTCATATGGAAGAGGATGCAGGCAAGCTCATCCATGACGATCGCGAACCCTACAGCTACGTGGATCTCAACCGTACCGGGACACCGCTGTTGGAAATCGTCAGCGAGCCGGATATGCGTTCGCCCGAGGAGGCGGCTGCCTATCTGAAAAAACTGCATGCCATTGTTCGCTATCTTGATATCTGCGACGGGAACATGCAGGAAGGCAGCTTCCGCTGCGACGCCAACATATCGCTGCGGCCCTTGGGGCAGAAGGAATTCGGCACTCGCACCGAGCTCAAAAACATGAATTCCTTCCGCAACGTCCAGCTGGCGCTCGAGTATGAGGTCCGCCGTCAGCGCGACATCCTTCTGGAAGGGGGCGAGGTGATCCAGCAGACCCTGCTCTGGGATGCGGACAAGGGGAAGACCGAATCCATGCGCGGCAAGGAGGAGGCCCACGATTATCGTTATTTTCCGGATCCGGATTTGATTCCGGTGCAGGTGGATGAGGCCTGGATCGACCGGGTCCATACAGAACTGCCTGAGTTGCCCGACAAACGGCGATTGCGTTTCCTCCGAGATTTTGAGCTGACCGATTACGATGCCGCCATCCTCACCGCCTCCCGCGAACTGGCCGACTATTTCGAGACCGCCTACAGGGCTTACGGCAACGCCAAGAAGCTGGCCAATTTCATTGGCACGGAGGTGTTGCGCGATTTTGGTCCGGAGCGGATCGGCGAATGCCCGGTCAAACCGGAGCAGTTGGCCGCCCTGCTGGTCATGACTGAAGATGGCAAGATCTCCGGCAAGATCGCCAAGACGGTGTTTGCGGAGATGCTCGCCAACGGCAAGGATCCTGAGGCAATCGTCAAGGAGAAGGGGCTGGTACAGATGAGCGACGAGGGCGAGCTGGTGGCCATCGTTCAGGAGATTATCGCCGCCAATCCCGACCAGGTGCAGCAGTTCCGGGACGGGAAGGGCAAGGTGCTCGGCTTTTTTGTCGGTCAGTTGATGAAGAAAACCAAAGGTCAGGCCAACCCGCAGATGGCCAACGAGCTCTTCATGAAGGAGCTCAACAAATAA